A window of Photobacterium sp. GJ3 contains these coding sequences:
- a CDS encoding DUF3080 domain-containing protein produces MMNPCRTIVTSSLLLLLCIVSLSGCDRPSSDSSFENYSERLASVLETNAPPPPKTSIPPLPETSDVLQHTQDIRMGLLDAYELRQCGLFQLIAERNSVLGKVQDRTRQLRYELLLLDGIGHCLTTLSEDTILHSQLFDVQQAKQTDLPRYFWNMLLAGEEWQKQLKPTHIAFMIDQMPGATESLESFRGLAQIAQQITAQQSVPAKTAESLLTFQEAIHAYRYLGRLFYSMARARDWLNATTEMLQNQDSRVHCGPNRNQQKATYLENVFYKFYIDEIQPYLARLDSQYQEIAPDLKTLFATPQRPDSLTDYQALYIDGTLHLEFHQATLNHVTYWQNLFKRCGIKVGQP; encoded by the coding sequence ATGATGAACCCATGCCGAACGATTGTAACTTCCTCTCTTCTCCTGCTGTTGTGCATCGTCAGCCTCAGTGGCTGTGACAGGCCATCGTCCGACAGCAGCTTTGAGAACTATTCAGAACGGTTAGCCTCTGTGCTGGAGACCAATGCGCCCCCGCCTCCGAAAACATCAATTCCCCCTCTGCCAGAAACCAGCGATGTCCTACAACACACGCAAGACATTCGGATGGGTTTGCTGGATGCATATGAGCTGCGCCAGTGCGGATTATTCCAGCTCATCGCGGAACGGAATTCCGTCTTAGGGAAAGTACAGGACAGAACCCGGCAGCTTCGTTACGAACTCTTGTTACTGGATGGTATCGGCCATTGTCTGACGACCTTATCGGAAGACACTATACTCCACTCGCAGCTGTTCGACGTACAGCAAGCCAAGCAAACGGACCTCCCTCGCTATTTCTGGAACATGCTACTCGCAGGCGAAGAATGGCAAAAACAACTGAAACCAACCCACATCGCATTTATGATTGACCAGATGCCCGGTGCGACAGAAAGCCTGGAAAGCTTCAGGGGGCTGGCACAAATCGCCCAACAGATTACAGCGCAGCAATCTGTTCCGGCGAAGACGGCCGAGAGCCTGCTCACCTTTCAGGAAGCCATTCATGCTTATCGCTATCTCGGGCGACTGTTCTATTCAATGGCCCGAGCAAGAGACTGGCTGAACGCAACCACCGAAATGCTGCAAAATCAGGACAGCCGTGTTCATTGCGGCCCGAACCGGAATCAGCAAAAAGCGACTTACCTTGAAAACGTGTTTTACAAGTTTTACATTGACGAGATCCAGCCTTACCTCGCCCGACTCGACAGCCAGTATCAGGAAATTGCACCTGATCTGAAAACCCTGTTTGCCACCCCGCAACGCCCCGATTCACTGACAGATTATCAGGCCCTGTACATCGACGGGACATTACATCTTGAATTTCATCAAGCCACCCTGAACCATGTCACCTATTGGCAAAATCTGTTCAAGCGCTGCGGCATCAAAGTCGGACAGCCCTGA
- a CDS encoding phage tail protein, with amino-acid sequence MASKFFIFIFFVLNANMLLAQQISPEFCNAVLDQGISNREQVISDRDKFIQLQSEICSEKFNSYSEMSDSAGKIGLSIPLGSMLLGLNAEAKQDNNVFKLYRDKFCSSRFSDFRQKEYFSSVKTMIDQRLLTSWNTCIRDMLNKRIEDSGVYAFAELQPSFDNFFIFVRYYKRVGDPKSLEIKSILPSSVKCTYNNKPLPIKITSDKFVLDCHKEASESVSVNLNTTLGYTRPSMKLPGKIIKEITMDGLNARLDDLEELLSSYPKIPSGAVMAFDLEKCPTGWGWHPFRGAQGRFILGIGNNNESNKDQNGQVLTNWKLGNNGGEENHKLTVSEMPAHSHAGYRVPWGRLDWDGGPSADFWARNGGKYQKYQTSVVGGNNSHNNMPPFIALLYCVKQ; translated from the coding sequence ATGGCATCTAAGTTTTTTATATTTATATTTTTTGTCCTTAATGCCAATATGTTATTGGCACAGCAGATTTCACCTGAATTTTGTAATGCTGTACTAGACCAAGGAATTAGTAATAGAGAACAAGTAATTAGTGATAGGGATAAATTTATTCAATTGCAAAGTGAAATTTGTAGTGAGAAATTTAATTCTTATTCTGAAATGAGTGATAGTGCTGGAAAAATTGGCCTAAGCATCCCTTTGGGGAGTATGCTCTTGGGATTGAATGCTGAGGCCAAGCAAGATAATAATGTATTTAAGCTATACAGAGATAAATTTTGTTCTTCAAGGTTTTCTGATTTTAGACAGAAGGAATATTTTAGCTCAGTTAAAACTATGATTGACCAACGTCTATTGACATCATGGAACACATGTATACGAGATATGCTGAATAAAAGAATTGAAGATTCAGGGGTATATGCTTTTGCTGAACTTCAACCTTCATTCGATAATTTTTTTATCTTTGTGAGGTATTATAAAAGAGTGGGAGACCCTAAAAGTTTAGAAATTAAGTCAATACTACCTTCATCTGTAAAATGCACATATAATAATAAACCCTTACCAATCAAAATAACATCTGACAAGTTTGTTTTGGACTGTCATAAAGAGGCAAGTGAATCTGTATCAGTAAATCTTAATACTACCTTGGGATATACGAGGCCATCAATGAAATTGCCTGGTAAAATTATAAAAGAAATTACGATGGATGGATTGAATGCTAGACTTGATGATTTGGAGGAATTATTAAGCTCTTACCCTAAAATACCAAGTGGGGCTGTAATGGCATTTGATTTAGAAAAATGTCCAACTGGTTGGGGCTGGCATCCCTTTAGGGGAGCGCAGGGGCGGTTTATCCTCGGTATAGGGAATAACAATGAAAGCAATAAAGATCAAAATGGACAGGTATTAACCAATTGGAAGCTAGGAAATAATGGTGGTGAAGAAAATCACAAACTAACGGTATCTGAAATGCCAGCTCATTCCCATGCTGGATATAGAGTCCCGTGGGGAAGGCTAGATTGGGACGGTGGCCCTAGTGCTGATTTTTGGGCTAGAAATGGCGGTAAATATCAAAAATATCAAACTTCAGTTGTTGGTGGTAATAATTCGCACAATAATATGCCTCCATTTATTGCTCTATTGTATTGTGTAAAGCAGTAA
- a CDS encoding diguanylate cyclase has translation MSSIWYKSSERAVSLAIEQSYRQNNDVVKDHLDDYFNQIRLIYKQQDLKDNALEALIHNKDQMQRYLIEALRQHPTIEHFYFATPDGGINFAGRKPDTLRYHLPQSYANFFELVETDQLKAGRLNRYVLHPLKNEKILIDDLSIYDARKQPWFYEALLSKDAVWSELIEQQKKQGELSLTLSKAEYSDTGKFLGIWGMDIHLAPLLDELTQSKISPNSIITILGRQGTILTSTHPAHRSKFTELSTISPQQTPLLFEVWKYRYGHDASSRPVYQFSYDGKDWLSYTGYYPLDGDDRITIMMLSPMSDFTAVFFTAKNTAIILTLVLILIATLYGLYGNRYILSPVQQLTRAINNISLGKWGQTLDLNRSDELGKLADAFDNMSRHLEWTITHLDRERQETTRLNILLERQNQELEARVTARTAELKAANNQLEKLAFYDPLTNAPNRRYFWQRFNETKKQGPCWLMLLDVDDFKQFNDTYGHQAGDFALQHLVSVCDEMLQTPDFMGRVGGEEFAICSQLSDPHQAYALAEQILETLSTTPIVFEASQLTITASMGMVECEPGSTSCYARADKLLYLAKRTGKNQVFMESMKDRAEKNAIV, from the coding sequence GTGAGTTCGATCTGGTATAAAAGTTCGGAGCGTGCTGTCTCCCTCGCGATAGAACAATCGTATCGGCAAAACAACGATGTGGTCAAAGACCATCTGGATGACTACTTCAATCAAATCCGCCTCATCTACAAACAGCAGGATTTGAAAGACAACGCGCTTGAGGCACTGATTCATAACAAAGACCAAATGCAGCGCTATCTCATTGAAGCATTAAGACAACACCCGACCATCGAGCATTTTTACTTTGCAACACCTGACGGTGGGATCAATTTTGCAGGACGAAAGCCCGATACCCTGCGGTATCACTTGCCACAAAGCTATGCAAACTTCTTCGAACTGGTTGAAACAGACCAGTTGAAAGCAGGTCGCTTGAATCGCTATGTACTCCATCCACTGAAAAATGAAAAAATCCTGATTGACGACCTGTCTATTTATGATGCGCGCAAACAGCCCTGGTTCTATGAAGCCTTATTGAGCAAAGATGCCGTCTGGAGTGAATTGATCGAACAGCAAAAGAAGCAAGGGGAGCTCAGCCTCACTTTGTCAAAAGCCGAATACAGTGATACCGGCAAGTTTCTTGGCATCTGGGGCATGGACATTCATCTCGCACCACTGCTCGATGAACTGACACAATCCAAAATCAGCCCGAACAGTATCATCACAATTCTGGGGCGTCAGGGTACCATTCTCACCAGCACCCATCCTGCGCATCGTTCGAAATTCACAGAACTTAGCACCATCAGTCCGCAACAAACCCCTTTGTTATTTGAAGTCTGGAAATACAGATATGGGCATGATGCCAGTTCCAGGCCCGTTTATCAGTTCAGCTATGATGGAAAAGACTGGCTGAGCTATACCGGTTATTACCCGCTGGATGGTGACGATCGAATCACGATCATGATGCTGTCTCCAATGAGTGATTTTACGGCGGTCTTCTTTACCGCAAAAAATACGGCGATCATCCTGACGCTGGTACTGATTCTGATCGCAACCTTATATGGCCTGTATGGCAATCGATACATTCTTTCTCCTGTGCAGCAACTCACACGGGCCATTAATAACATCAGTCTGGGCAAATGGGGCCAAACACTTGATCTGAACCGCAGTGATGAATTGGGAAAACTCGCTGATGCTTTCGACAATATGAGCCGGCACCTGGAATGGACCATTACACATTTAGATCGGGAGCGTCAGGAAACAACCCGTCTGAATATTTTACTGGAGAGGCAGAATCAGGAACTGGAAGCCAGAGTCACCGCACGGACTGCTGAACTCAAAGCAGCGAACAATCAGTTGGAGAAGCTGGCATTCTATGACCCTTTAACCAATGCACCCAATCGTCGTTATTTCTGGCAGCGCTTCAACGAAACCAAAAAGCAAGGACCATGCTGGCTGATGTTGCTGGATGTGGACGACTTTAAACAATTTAATGACACCTATGGGCACCAGGCCGGAGATTTCGCATTGCAGCATCTGGTCAGTGTCTGTGACGAAATGCTGCAGACCCCTGATTTCATGGGTCGCGTTGGTGGAGAAGAATTTGCCATTTGCAGCCAACTCAGCGACCCACATCAGGCCTATGCTTTAGCAGAGCAAATTCTGGAAACTCTCTCGACAACACCGATTGTTTTCGAAGCGTCACAACTCACCATTACAGCCAGCATGGGTATGGTCGAATGCGAGCCTGGCAGCACCAGTTGTTACGCACGGGCTGATAAACTCTTGTATCTAGCCAAGCGTACCGGAAAAAATCAGGTGTTCATGGAAAGCATGAAGGATCGAGCCGAAAAGAATGCGATCGTTTGA
- a CDS encoding DUF5062 family protein — translation MKKIKNEQKLLKKAMELGLAFAKKQGYEDFGKGISEKDKVECIYRLLVDVKQITPLAPDQEDGPNMKHKLAIWISRLLPPDHELLQ, via the coding sequence ATGAAAAAGATAAAAAATGAACAAAAGCTACTCAAAAAAGCCATGGAACTGGGGCTTGCATTCGCCAAAAAGCAAGGCTACGAGGATTTTGGCAAAGGTATTTCCGAAAAAGACAAAGTTGAATGTATTTACCGGCTCTTAGTGGATGTGAAGCAAATCACCCCGCTTGCCCCGGATCAGGAAGATGGCCCCAACATGAAACACAAACTTGCGATCTGGATATCAAGATTGTTACCGCCCGATCACGAGTTACTCCAGTAA
- a CDS encoding M14 family zinc carboxypeptidase has product MALAAIPGRSIEAETVTGNKVRAIYRQGNESAVMISGGQHANETTGVVGALRAASHLSARPQAHFVISPLENPDGYALHHELIRDNAKHMHHASRYTALGDDLEFRSKAPWYEKEIRRQAFQLSGAQLHINLHGYPSHEWTRPLSGYVPQGFEMWTIPKGFFLVLRYQNTSDWAEFAERFIQALTRKLNRYPEVIAMNKKQIRLYEIHAGETGFRLINQFPCVISAVEQCDVPLQLLTEYPDESIFDHDFIAGHNIQMATVLAAYDVFQSLKQLSLVKGSAEQK; this is encoded by the coding sequence ATGGCGCTCGCAGCAATCCCGGGCAGGTCCATTGAGGCCGAGACAGTGACCGGAAATAAGGTGAGGGCCATTTATCGTCAAGGGAATGAGAGTGCAGTGATGATCAGTGGGGGACAACACGCGAATGAAACAACCGGGGTGGTTGGTGCATTAAGAGCTGCTTCGCATTTGTCAGCGCGTCCACAGGCTCACTTTGTCATTTCACCTTTAGAAAATCCAGATGGTTATGCATTACATCATGAACTGATCAGAGACAATGCGAAACATATGCACCATGCCTCCAGATATACTGCTTTGGGCGATGATCTCGAGTTTCGCTCTAAAGCACCTTGGTATGAAAAAGAAATACGCCGGCAAGCTTTTCAGCTGAGTGGCGCACAATTACATATTAATCTGCACGGTTACCCTTCACATGAATGGACAAGACCCTTATCAGGTTATGTTCCCCAAGGTTTTGAGATGTGGACCATTCCCAAGGGATTCTTCTTGGTTTTACGGTATCAAAATACATCGGATTGGGCCGAATTTGCTGAGCGATTTATTCAGGCACTGACTCGGAAACTGAATCGTTATCCAGAAGTGATAGCGATGAACAAAAAACAGATTCGTTTGTATGAAATCCATGCGGGAGAGACTGGATTCAGATTAATTAACCAATTCCCATGTGTTATTTCAGCAGTCGAGCAATGTGATGTGCCGCTTCAACTTCTCACAGAGTACCCAGATGAAAGCATCTTTGATCATGATTTTATTGCGGGCCACAATATTCAGATGGCCACTGTGCTCGCTGCGTATGACGTTTTTCAGTCTTTAAAGCAATTGAGTTTGGTGAAGGGATCGGCTGAGCAAAAATAA
- a CDS encoding MATE family efflux transporter, protein MHLYRQETQRLLKLAIPVLIASVAQTAMSFIDTVMAGGVSATDMAAVSVASSVWMPAILFGIGVLFAMVPIVAQLNGSQQKDKIPFQVQQSFVLSLLMSVPIIFVLYNAGVLIDYMAVEQVLAEKTIGYLHAVLYAVPALLMFQALRSFSEGLSLTVPGMVIGFIGLLANIPLNWIFVYGKFGAPALGGVGCGVATAIVYWLMFFSMLVYVLVNRKLSQVGLFMTWYRPELKAILRQFKLGFPIAAALFFEVSIFAAIALLIAPLGSIVVAAHQIAINFSSLVFMLPMSLGAAVSIRVGHQLGEQNFDGARISSHCGIWVGVAISIATAILTIIFREQIGLLYTDNPEVIVLATQLLFLAAVYQCSDAVQVVAAGALRGYKDMRAIFIRTFIAYWIFGLPAGYVLGMTNLITEPMGPHGFWTGTIVGLTAAALMLTVRLLWLQRQDHDFQLAMSVR, encoded by the coding sequence GTGCATTTGTATCGCCAAGAAACTCAGCGATTATTAAAACTCGCTATTCCCGTTCTGATCGCTTCCGTTGCTCAAACCGCAATGAGCTTTATCGACACCGTCATGGCTGGCGGTGTGAGCGCCACAGATATGGCCGCCGTTTCGGTGGCATCCAGTGTCTGGATGCCTGCTATTTTATTTGGCATCGGTGTCCTTTTCGCGATGGTGCCTATCGTCGCTCAACTCAATGGCTCTCAACAGAAAGACAAAATTCCGTTTCAGGTTCAGCAAAGTTTCGTGCTGTCATTACTCATGTCCGTGCCGATTATTTTCGTGCTGTATAACGCAGGCGTCCTGATTGATTACATGGCCGTTGAGCAGGTACTGGCAGAGAAAACTATCGGCTACTTACATGCAGTGCTTTATGCCGTTCCGGCTTTGCTGATGTTTCAGGCACTGCGTAGTTTCTCGGAAGGTCTGTCTCTGACTGTTCCGGGCATGGTGATTGGATTTATCGGCCTGCTGGCCAACATCCCGCTGAACTGGATATTTGTCTACGGTAAATTTGGTGCGCCAGCCCTCGGTGGCGTGGGTTGTGGCGTTGCAACGGCCATCGTCTACTGGCTGATGTTTTTCTCTATGCTGGTTTATGTGCTGGTGAACCGGAAACTCAGTCAGGTGGGCCTGTTTATGACCTGGTACCGCCCGGAACTGAAAGCGATTCTGCGCCAGTTTAAACTGGGCTTTCCAATTGCTGCAGCCCTGTTTTTTGAAGTGTCCATCTTCGCCGCGATCGCCTTACTCATTGCGCCATTGGGTTCGATTGTTGTGGCTGCCCACCAGATTGCGATTAACTTCTCTTCTCTCGTCTTCATGCTGCCGATGAGCTTAGGTGCAGCCGTCAGCATCCGGGTTGGCCATCAATTGGGAGAGCAAAACTTTGATGGTGCCAGAATCTCAAGCCATTGTGGCATTTGGGTGGGTGTTGCAATTTCAATCGCCACCGCCATTTTGACCATCATCTTCCGCGAACAGATTGGGCTGCTGTACACCGACAATCCGGAAGTCATCGTCCTTGCAACCCAACTGCTGTTCCTGGCGGCTGTGTATCAGTGCAGTGACGCCGTTCAGGTTGTCGCTGCTGGCGCATTGCGGGGTTACAAAGATATGCGGGCTATCTTCATCCGCACCTTTATTGCCTACTGGATCTTTGGTCTGCCTGCCGGATACGTGCTGGGTATGACAAATCTGATCACTGAACCTATGGGCCCGCATGGCTTCTGGACAGGTACAATTGTTGGTCTGACTGCAGCCGCATTGATGCTGACCGTCCGGCTGCTTTGGCTGCAGCGTCAGGATCATGATTTTCAGCTGGCAATGTCCGTGCGATAA
- the hutH gene encoding histidine ammonia-lyase — MYALEIIPGKLNLKQLREVSRNPVTLSLHDSALEGMRISTEAVEKIIREDRVVYGINTGFGLLANTRIAVEDLETLQRSIVLSHAAGIGEFMDDATVRLMMVLKINSLSRGFSGIRPEVVNALITLVNAEVYPCIPKKGSVGASGDLAPLAHMSTVLLGEGQARHNGEIISGADALKIAGLAPIVLAPKEGLALLNGTQASTAFALEGLFAAEDLFSAATVCGAMSVDAALGSRRPFDPRIHSVRGHRSQMDSAAAYRHMLDHNSEIGNSHVDCEKVQDPYSLRCQPQVMGACLQQIRQAAEVLLVESNAVSDNPLVFAEDDDIISGGNFHAEPVAMAADNLALAIAEIGSLSERRMALLIDSALSKLPPFLVDNGGVNSGFMIAQVTSAALASENKTLAHPASVDSLPTSANQEDHVSMATFAGRRLADMAENTRGILAVELLAAAQGLDFRTPNKSSERIEEAKSRLRERVTFYDKDRFFAPDIEKANQLLKEASYNNLMPEALLPSV; from the coding sequence ATGTACGCATTAGAAATCATCCCGGGAAAACTGAATCTGAAGCAGCTGCGTGAAGTCAGCCGCAACCCGGTCACCTTATCTCTGCATGATTCTGCGCTCGAAGGCATGCGAATCAGTACCGAAGCTGTCGAGAAGATCATTCGTGAAGACCGTGTCGTATACGGCATCAACACCGGTTTTGGCCTGCTGGCCAACACCCGGATTGCGGTTGAAGATCTGGAAACACTGCAGCGCAGTATTGTCCTGTCACACGCCGCCGGTATTGGCGAATTCATGGACGACGCCACGGTACGTCTGATGATGGTGCTGAAGATTAACAGCCTGTCCCGTGGTTTCTCCGGCATCCGCCCTGAAGTGGTGAATGCACTGATCACGCTAGTGAATGCAGAAGTTTACCCATGCATTCCGAAGAAAGGTTCCGTCGGCGCATCCGGCGATCTGGCACCACTGGCACACATGAGCACCGTGTTACTGGGTGAAGGTCAGGCACGTCACAACGGCGAAATCATTTCTGGTGCTGATGCACTGAAAATTGCAGGCCTGGCACCGATTGTTCTGGCCCCGAAAGAAGGTCTCGCGCTGCTGAATGGTACGCAAGCGTCCACAGCCTTTGCGCTGGAAGGCTTATTTGCCGCAGAAGATCTCTTCTCTGCAGCGACAGTTTGCGGTGCAATGTCTGTTGATGCAGCGCTGGGCAGCCGTCGTCCGTTCGACCCGCGCATTCACAGCGTTCGTGGTCATCGCAGCCAGATGGATTCCGCAGCCGCTTATCGCCACATGCTGGATCACAACAGTGAAATCGGTAACTCCCATGTTGACTGCGAAAAAGTACAGGACCCATACTCTCTGCGCTGCCAGCCACAGGTGATGGGCGCGTGTCTGCAACAAATCCGTCAGGCGGCAGAAGTCCTGCTGGTTGAGTCGAATGCAGTGTCCGACAACCCGCTTGTTTTCGCGGAAGATGACGACATCATCTCAGGCGGTAACTTCCATGCAGAACCGGTTGCTATGGCCGCAGATAATCTGGCTCTGGCGATTGCCGAAATTGGCAGCCTGTCTGAGCGCCGCATGGCGCTACTGATTGACAGCGCACTGAGCAAACTGCCACCGTTCCTGGTCGATAATGGCGGTGTGAACTCAGGCTTTATGATTGCGCAAGTCACGTCAGCGGCACTGGCAAGCGAGAACAAGACCCTCGCCCACCCGGCTTCCGTCGACAGCCTGCCGACCTCTGCAAATCAGGAAGACCATGTTTCCATGGCAACTTTTGCGGGGCGTCGTCTGGCCGATATGGCAGAAAACACCCGTGGTATTCTGGCCGTCGAACTGCTGGCTGCGGCACAGGGTCTGGACTTCCGCACGCCGAATAAGAGCTCTGAGCGAATTGAAGAAGCGAAATCGCGTCTGCGTGAGCGTGTCACCTTCTACGACAAAGACCGCTTTTTTGCGCCGGATATCGAAAAAGCGAATCAGTTGCTGAAAGAAGCAAGCTATAACAACCTGATGCCTGAAGCGCTGCTCCCAAGCGTGTAA
- a CDS encoding CPXCG motif-containing cysteine-rich protein yields the protein MKNYSEQSVTCPHCGHHIRITLDSSAGSQEFYDDCPACCHAIHLNMQVDDLHKTIHLFVDADDEQIF from the coding sequence ATGAAAAATTACAGTGAGCAGAGCGTCACTTGTCCGCATTGCGGCCACCATATTCGTATTACGCTGGATAGCAGTGCTGGCAGCCAGGAGTTTTATGATGATTGCCCCGCATGTTGTCATGCGATCCACCTGAACATGCAAGTGGATGATTTACACAAAACCATCCATTTATTCGTCGATGCGGATGATGAACAAATCTTCTGA
- a CDS encoding fructosamine kinase family protein — MWQAISDQLSDALGQPFNIQERDSLPGGDVNDCYCISDGDQRYFIKLNEKEYLGVFEAEAESLRVLGETETVTVPKTLHMGISRDKAFLVLDFLPMKAMDTEAAHTLGQQLAHLHQWGEQPEYGFDMDNFIGLTPQPNQWRRKWCRFFAEQRIAWQLQLCEEKGIDLGNIDVITGNVIDILSAHQPKPSLLHGDLWHGNTALSVDGPVIFDPACYWGDRECDIAMTELFGGFPDSFYNGYQSVFPLDEHYHQRRDLYNLYHLLNHCNLFGGEYLDQAEHCIRKLNLDHR; from the coding sequence ATGTGGCAAGCGATTTCCGATCAACTGTCAGACGCGCTTGGACAACCTTTCAATATTCAGGAACGGGACTCGCTTCCCGGTGGTGATGTCAACGATTGCTATTGCATCAGCGATGGCGACCAGAGGTACTTCATCAAACTCAATGAGAAAGAGTATTTAGGTGTGTTTGAAGCGGAAGCCGAAAGCCTTCGTGTACTCGGTGAAACCGAAACGGTCACGGTTCCGAAAACGCTGCATATGGGAATCAGCCGTGACAAAGCATTTCTGGTGCTGGATTTTCTCCCCATGAAAGCCATGGATACAGAGGCTGCGCATACCCTTGGACAACAACTCGCCCATTTACATCAATGGGGAGAGCAGCCCGAGTATGGCTTTGACATGGACAATTTTATTGGCCTGACCCCGCAGCCAAACCAGTGGCGGCGGAAGTGGTGCCGATTCTTCGCTGAACAGCGCATTGCCTGGCAGTTGCAGCTCTGTGAGGAAAAAGGCATCGACCTCGGAAATATCGATGTAATCACTGGCAATGTGATTGATATTCTCTCTGCGCACCAGCCCAAACCTTCCCTGCTTCATGGCGATTTATGGCATGGCAACACAGCGCTGAGTGTTGATGGCCCGGTGATTTTTGATCCTGCCTGCTACTGGGGAGACCGGGAATGTGATATTGCCATGACTGAATTATTCGGCGGCTTTCCCGACAGTTTCTACAATGGCTATCAGTCCGTCTTCCCGCTGGATGAGCACTACCACCAGCGTCGTGATCTGTACAATCTGTATCATCTGCTGAATCACTGTAATCTTTTCGGCGGCGAGTATCTGGATCAGGCCGAGCATTGCATTCGCAAACTCAACCTGGATCACAGATAA
- a CDS encoding riboflavin synthase subunit alpha, with protein MFTGIIQSVAVISSIHDHQGIRTFQIDFEPGFCENLDIGASVAVDGVCLTVTEIITPTQVKFDVMLKSLEITTLSEYKQHQRVNVERAAKDGAEIGGHPLSGHIDFNTSVLDVQQIDDNYRIRISIPRDWAKYIFPKGYIALNGASLTVSDVNKHEHWFDVWLIPETRRMTTFEEKQSGSNINVEIERGTQVVVDTVRDAIDEKMGPLMPLFEKFLAANNVDIDTIGQAAQRALSDSENQS; from the coding sequence ATGTTCACAGGTATCATCCAATCCGTCGCGGTGATTTCATCAATCCATGACCATCAAGGCATCAGAACGTTTCAAATCGACTTTGAACCCGGTTTCTGTGAAAACCTGGACATTGGCGCCAGCGTTGCCGTTGATGGGGTCTGCCTGACCGTGACCGAGATCATCACGCCAACACAAGTAAAGTTTGACGTGATGCTGAAAAGCCTTGAAATTACAACGCTCAGTGAATACAAACAGCACCAACGCGTGAATGTTGAGCGCGCCGCAAAAGATGGCGCAGAAATTGGCGGACACCCGCTCTCTGGACATATTGATTTCAACACGTCGGTCCTGGACGTGCAGCAAATCGACGATAACTATCGTATCCGTATTTCGATCCCACGTGACTGGGCGAAATATATCTTCCCGAAAGGCTACATCGCCTTGAATGGCGCCAGCTTAACTGTGTCTGACGTGAATAAACACGAACACTGGTTTGATGTCTGGTTAATCCCAGAAACACGCAGAATGACGACCTTTGAAGAAAAGCAAAGCGGCTCAAATATCAATGTTGAAATTGAGCGAGGTACTCAGGTTGTCGTCGATACGGTTCGCGACGCAATTGACGAAAAAATGGGCCCACTGATGCCACTTTTCGAAAAGTTCCTGGCTGCAAATAATGTGGACATTGATACCATTGGCCAAGCGGCCCAAAGAGCACTGTCAGATTCTGAAAATCAATCATAA
- the hxpB gene encoding hexitol phosphatase HxpB, with the protein MLKAAIFDMDGLLVDSEPFWQRAQVEVFSSLGVTISQQETLETMGLRIDHIVDLWFERQPWQGSNCAEVNTLITKRVEALVKEHQPMLPGVREAIQACQELDLKVALASSSPMSLIHATLDALALTDAFSALFSAEHLRFGKPHPEVYLNAADALGVSPHECVAFEDSLNGLLAVKAARMKGIAVPEAHLSADLRWSIADKKLNSLLEVNKELILSL; encoded by the coding sequence ATGTTAAAAGCAGCAATTTTCGATATGGATGGCCTTCTGGTCGATTCTGAACCTTTCTGGCAACGTGCTCAGGTCGAGGTATTTTCATCGCTGGGTGTGACAATTTCTCAGCAGGAAACACTGGAAACCATGGGGCTGAGAATTGATCACATTGTGGATCTCTGGTTTGAACGTCAACCCTGGCAAGGCTCGAACTGTGCAGAAGTGAATACCCTGATCACCAAGCGTGTGGAAGCACTGGTGAAGGAACATCAACCCATGCTGCCGGGTGTTCGTGAGGCGATTCAAGCCTGTCAGGAACTGGACCTGAAAGTTGCGCTGGCGTCTTCCTCTCCGATGAGCCTGATTCACGCCACTCTGGATGCACTAGCGTTAACCGATGCTTTCAGTGCGCTGTTTTCTGCAGAGCATCTGCGTTTCGGCAAGCCTCACCCGGAAGTTTATCTGAATGCTGCAGACGCACTGGGTGTGTCGCCGCATGAATGTGTTGCGTTTGAAGACTCTCTGAATGGCTTACTGGCCGTAAAAGCCGCAAGAATGAAAGGGATCGCCGTGCCGGAAGCACACCTGAGCGCCGATTTACGCTGGTCGATTGCAGATAAAAAACTTAACTCGCTGCTCGAAGTAAATAAAGAATTAATTCTGAGCCTCTAA